In Phaeobacter piscinae, one genomic interval encodes:
- the flbT gene encoding flagellar biosynthesis repressor FlbT, with the protein MSGLVLKLAPKERVLVNGAVIENGDRRSRLSIVTPDANILRLRDAIHPEEANTPVRRVCYAAQLVLSGDVDGEEDRLQMLRRIEELSQVFTDPDSRASLAEATDAVLSDNHYRCLKALRTLLPREDRLMAVRPS; encoded by the coding sequence ATGAGCGGATTGGTCCTGAAACTTGCCCCGAAAGAGCGGGTATTGGTGAACGGTGCAGTGATTGAAAACGGAGATCGCCGTAGTCGATTGTCCATCGTAACCCCGGATGCAAATATCCTGCGGCTACGTGATGCCATCCACCCGGAAGAAGCAAATACTCCTGTACGCCGGGTATGTTACGCGGCCCAGTTGGTACTGTCTGGCGATGTCGATGGCGAGGAGGATCGCCTTCAGATGCTACGCCGAATCGAGGAACTGAGCCAGGTGTTCACGGACCCTGACAGTCGTGCATCCCTGGCAGAGGCCACCGATGCCGTCCTCTCCGACAATCACTATCGATGCTTGAAAGCGTTGCGCACTTTGTTGCCACGTGAGGATCGGTTGATGGCCGTACGCCCATCATGA
- the flaF gene encoding flagellar biosynthesis regulator FlaF — translation MNALLKAKSAYSAAKAPTRTAKNLEYEVIARVTRRIVAAAQKGKPGFTELAAALTDNRKLWSIFSVEVASPGNPLPDELKAQLLSLGEFTHQHTSKVLARKADVRLLVEINTAIMRGLRSGAS, via the coding sequence GTGAATGCCCTTCTAAAGGCGAAGAGCGCCTATTCGGCGGCAAAGGCCCCGACTCGAACTGCAAAAAACCTCGAATACGAAGTCATCGCCCGCGTAACCCGTCGCATCGTCGCCGCAGCCCAAAAAGGTAAGCCAGGCTTTACCGAACTTGCCGCAGCGCTGACCGACAATCGCAAACTCTGGTCGATCTTTTCCGTCGAAGTTGCCAGTCCTGGAAATCCTCTCCCGGACGAATTGAAAGCTCAGCTGCTCTCGCTTGGGGAATTCACCCATCAACACACCAGCAAAGTCCTGGCCCGCAAAGCGGATGTACGACTTCTGGTGGAAATCAACACGGCCATCATGCGTGGCCTTCGCAGCGGAGCGTCCTGA
- a CDS encoding flagellin codes for MSSILTNNGAMVALQTLQSVNNNLDDTQSQISTGKRIGSAKDNAAVWAISKTMDSDISGYKSVQESLGVGEATVAVALSGAEQIVETLTEMKQLAISANSENVDHAKIQDSIAKKAAQIESIIDSAEFNGANLLDDNVTTSLTVLGGLDPSADAITVTAIDSATNISTAGITAISDVATASTALTEIETMLGNAIDAAAQLGADSNRLSDQGMFVSKLSDSLTMGVSTMTDTNMEESSARLKALQTQQQLAVQSLSIANQAPQTLMQLFR; via the coding sequence ATGTCCAGCATTCTGACTAACAATGGCGCAATGGTTGCACTGCAGACTCTGCAGTCCGTGAACAACAACCTTGACGACACCCAGAGCCAGATCTCCACCGGTAAACGGATCGGTTCGGCCAAGGACAACGCCGCGGTTTGGGCGATCTCCAAAACCATGGACTCTGATATTTCCGGCTATAAGTCGGTTCAGGAGTCTCTGGGCGTTGGCGAAGCGACTGTTGCCGTGGCTCTGTCCGGTGCCGAGCAGATCGTTGAAACTCTGACCGAGATGAAGCAGCTGGCGATTTCCGCAAACTCGGAGAACGTTGACCACGCAAAGATCCAGGATAGCATCGCCAAGAAAGCAGCACAGATTGAATCCATCATCGATTCAGCTGAATTCAACGGTGCAAACCTGCTTGATGACAACGTCACTACATCGCTGACCGTTCTGGGTGGCCTGGATCCATCTGCGGATGCCATCACCGTGACCGCGATCGACTCTGCGACAAATATCAGTACCGCCGGGATCACCGCAATTTCTGACGTTGCAACTGCTTCGACTGCTCTGACCGAGATCGAGACCATGCTCGGTAACGCCATCGATGCAGCAGCCCAGCTGGGTGCGGATTCCAACCGACTGTCTGACCAAGGCATGTTTGTATCGAAACTCTCCGACTCCCTGACGATGGGTGTCAGCACGATGACCGACACGAATATGGAAGAATCTTCTGCGAGGCTTAAAGCCCTTCAAACTCAGCAACAGTTGGCGGTGCAATCCCTGTCGATTGCAAACCAGGCGCCGCAAACCCTGATGCAGCTGTTCCGTTAA
- the flgN gene encoding flagellar export chaperone FlgN, whose amino-acid sequence MTEQTPQQLIEELDTLLDAERAALVSGNLQELEPLLAKKEAIITTLNTTADLEREALEHVQGKVSRNQVLLDSAMEGIRAVATRMAELRRVRKGLDVYDQSGRKTRFATGGTPSLEKRA is encoded by the coding sequence ATGACTGAACAAACACCGCAACAGCTGATCGAAGAACTTGATACCCTCCTGGATGCTGAGCGCGCGGCGCTGGTGAGTGGCAATCTGCAGGAGCTGGAACCTCTGCTTGCCAAGAAGGAGGCGATCATAACGACACTTAATACGACCGCTGATCTGGAGCGTGAAGCGCTGGAACATGTTCAGGGCAAAGTGTCTCGCAATCAGGTTCTGCTGGACAGCGCCATGGAAGGCATCCGAGCGGTCGCGACCCGGATGGCGGAACTGAGACGTGTGCGCAAGGGGCTCGATGTCTATGATCAGTCAGGCCGCAAAACCCGCTTTGCAACCGGTGGCACGCCCAGCCTGGAGAAACGCGCATAA
- a CDS encoding rod-binding protein, whose protein sequence is MEPIAQLPAMQRPAAITPPPQDPLRKAAQELEATFLTEMLKSAGLGESRETMGGGAGEDQFSSFLVRAQAEQITKAGGVGLAESLYHALKEAQDND, encoded by the coding sequence ATGGAACCGATTGCTCAACTTCCGGCGATGCAGCGTCCAGCTGCCATCACCCCCCCGCCACAAGATCCGCTGCGCAAGGCCGCACAGGAACTTGAGGCGACTTTCCTTACAGAAATGTTGAAATCCGCCGGTCTTGGCGAAAGTCGCGAGACAATGGGCGGCGGCGCTGGTGAGGACCAGTTTTCCAGTTTTCTGGTGCGCGCGCAGGCGGAGCAAATCACCAAAGCGGGCGGCGTCGGCTTGGCAGAATCACTTTATCACGCATTGAAAGAGGCACAGGACAATGACTGA
- a CDS encoding flagellar hook-length control protein FliK, whose amino-acid sequence MAKTANSSEDAGSDVAQVEEVAEQQATTAGASEKTNQTTQDGDAEAARGEVPQEAVDQAAAKEAAADPEVPAIPAQLNVNVTPQKLTENGRRDGATAENAERQSAALPQPDVEGAGAAGEVNSSAEGSPDRAAVAPGTGTDAAAAAEVSAKVGLPSEVKSDGSKGSPGNAPKASTETGSPSQQLVADAEGQSTPGLRSDSAAAEAEAARDVAVDGRRTGAQANITPLGPRGRIVQTDAVSNPATSTQPEVKPAAASATAAAQSEMVKDAAKPSVVGQTQPVQQANTAATPTPLEGTPSPVRENLEARRTAVEQMRSPTPTQTAAILPQGTYSVASFGLGAGALSAAMPTSTSALAIDPALSAEVGGSAVSGGSSGFELPGLSQLLTEATLSPGTVHKPETPRLIANQMAEALATKGERNVDVALNPKELGHVNMRVSVTETGVSVMIQTERAETGDLMRRHINELADEFKRMGFEDISFQFSGDEASNQSGGRGEAHTQAGRSAGLGDEDLADLPAEPMTQSLNLGEVGLDMRI is encoded by the coding sequence ATGGCAAAGACTGCAAATTCGTCAGAAGACGCAGGAAGCGACGTAGCGCAGGTAGAGGAGGTTGCTGAACAGCAGGCCACCACTGCGGGTGCGTCGGAAAAGACAAATCAGACAACACAGGATGGTGACGCTGAGGCGGCCAGGGGCGAGGTTCCGCAAGAGGCAGTGGATCAGGCGGCGGCCAAGGAGGCCGCAGCAGATCCTGAGGTTCCGGCGATTCCCGCGCAGCTGAATGTCAATGTAACCCCGCAAAAGTTGACTGAAAACGGTCGACGCGATGGCGCAACTGCGGAGAACGCCGAACGCCAGTCCGCCGCTTTGCCTCAGCCAGATGTTGAAGGCGCGGGGGCAGCGGGTGAAGTCAATTCATCTGCCGAGGGTTCGCCGGATCGTGCCGCTGTGGCGCCGGGTACAGGTACTGATGCAGCGGCCGCTGCTGAGGTCTCTGCAAAGGTCGGTTTGCCGTCTGAGGTAAAAAGCGATGGATCTAAGGGCAGCCCTGGCAATGCACCAAAAGCGTCTACGGAAACGGGCAGCCCCTCGCAGCAGTTGGTCGCAGATGCGGAAGGCCAATCAACACCGGGGCTGCGCAGCGATTCGGCAGCCGCTGAGGCCGAGGCGGCGCGTGATGTCGCTGTGGATGGGCGTAGAACTGGGGCCCAGGCAAACATTACACCACTCGGGCCAAGAGGTCGGATCGTGCAAACCGATGCCGTCTCCAATCCTGCAACAAGCACTCAGCCAGAGGTGAAACCCGCCGCGGCTTCTGCAACGGCGGCAGCGCAATCCGAGATGGTGAAGGACGCTGCGAAACCGTCGGTGGTGGGGCAAACCCAACCGGTGCAACAGGCGAACACGGCGGCCACTCCGACACCGCTGGAGGGGACGCCTTCGCCGGTGCGGGAAAACCTGGAGGCGCGGCGCACAGCTGTTGAACAGATGCGTTCACCCACGCCCACGCAGACCGCTGCGATACTGCCTCAGGGTACATATTCGGTTGCCAGCTTTGGTCTCGGCGCAGGGGCTCTTTCCGCGGCTATGCCGACATCTACCTCGGCGCTTGCTATCGATCCGGCGCTCTCAGCGGAGGTGGGCGGCAGCGCGGTGTCCGGTGGTAGCAGCGGGTTTGAGTTGCCTGGCCTGTCACAGCTGCTGACAGAAGCAACGCTAAGTCCAGGGACTGTGCATAAACCTGAAACGCCCCGCCTGATCGCGAATCAGATGGCCGAAGCGCTGGCAACGAAGGGAGAGCGTAACGTCGATGTTGCGCTCAATCCCAAGGAGCTGGGGCATGTGAATATGCGCGTCTCTGTCACCGAGACGGGAGTCAGTGTCATGATTCAGACTGAGCGCGCTGAAACTGGTGACCTGATGCGGCGTCATATCAATGAGCTGGCGGATGAATTTAAGCGGATGGGGTTTGAGGATATTTCGTTCCAGTTCTCGGGCGATGAAGCTTCGAATCAAAGCGGTGGCCGTGGCGAGGCGCATACCCAAGCCGGCCGATCCGCCGGGCTTGGTGATGAGGATCTGGCCGACCTTCCTGCAGAACCGATGACGCAATCACTCAACCTCGGTGAGGTTGGGCTTGATATGAGGATTTGA
- a CDS encoding flagellar hook capping FlgD N-terminal domain-containing protein — translation MTTSVTGASASQQQQAASTASAEPKKTTGIASDFETFLKMLTAQARYQDPLEPIDSTEYSAQLAQFSMVEQQVQGNEVLEGIQAQLGLANMAAMSGWVGMETRSAAPAYFDGANPVTVSPNPAQIADTVHLVVKDDTGKEVQRISLPVSAEPYQWQGIDDDGYAFDPGSYSFTLESQKNGEVVLSDTAETYTRVKETQMRGNEVALILEGGSAILASSVTALREPVAPAV, via the coding sequence ATGACGACGAGCGTAACGGGTGCGTCTGCATCGCAACAACAGCAAGCGGCGTCGACCGCCTCGGCTGAGCCAAAGAAAACCACAGGGATCGCCTCTGATTTTGAGACCTTCCTGAAGATGCTTACCGCACAGGCGCGGTATCAGGATCCTTTGGAACCGATTGATTCAACAGAATACTCGGCGCAGTTGGCGCAATTCTCAATGGTTGAACAACAGGTTCAGGGCAATGAGGTTCTGGAGGGGATCCAAGCACAGTTGGGTTTGGCAAACATGGCTGCCATGTCCGGCTGGGTGGGTATGGAAACCCGGTCGGCAGCACCCGCCTACTTTGACGGGGCCAACCCAGTAACCGTCTCGCCGAACCCGGCCCAGATCGCTGACACTGTGCATCTGGTGGTCAAGGATGACACTGGCAAGGAGGTGCAGAGAATCAGCCTTCCGGTTTCGGCTGAACCTTATCAGTGGCAGGGTATTGATGACGACGGATATGCGTTTGATCCAGGCAGCTACAGCTTCACGCTGGAGAGCCAGAAAAACGGTGAAGTTGTCCTCTCCGATACTGCGGAGACCTACACCCGGGTGAAAGAAACCCAGATGCGTGGCAACGAAGTGGCCTTGATCCTGGAAGGCGGCTCGGCGATCTTGGCATCATCGGTGACAGCGCTGCGCGAACCTGTGGCACCCGCAGTCTGA
- a CDS encoding phosphotransferase family protein — MSPYFIARFLAYLSDCGVSDARPTPLLGGRSNRVWRLGGIVVKLYGDSHANPLFANDAAREYAALQALNGTAFVPELLTSGQFEGHDWLAYRHSPGVTWSSGSAEVAALLGRLHAQPVIPGLPAGVSGSAAIKDQTQSILANCGNAGDLNRLEPGRQIPAAGRRVLIHGDPVPGNIVASAGCLTLIDWQCPQIGDPAEDLALFLSPAMQQVYRGAPLTGAEEATFLAAYPDPEITARYLSLKPWYHWRMAAYCQWRGERDGEQNSLAYRLERAALEACLEHV; from the coding sequence CTGTCGCCATATTTTATCGCCCGCTTTCTGGCATATCTGTCGGACTGCGGCGTGAGCGATGCCAGACCTACACCTCTTCTGGGGGGGCGCTCCAACCGTGTCTGGCGTTTGGGCGGGATTGTGGTGAAACTCTATGGCGACAGTCATGCCAACCCGCTCTTTGCCAATGATGCCGCACGCGAATACGCAGCGCTTCAGGCCCTGAATGGCACAGCATTTGTGCCAGAACTGCTGACATCCGGTCAGTTTGAGGGGCATGATTGGCTGGCATACCGGCACTCGCCGGGCGTGACCTGGTCGTCGGGCAGCGCAGAGGTGGCGGCACTACTTGGCCGGTTGCATGCACAGCCCGTGATACCGGGTTTGCCGGCAGGTGTGTCCGGCAGTGCGGCGATCAAAGACCAGACCCAGTCCATTCTGGCCAATTGCGGCAATGCCGGTGATCTGAACCGGCTTGAGCCCGGCAGGCAGATACCGGCAGCAGGGCGCAGGGTGTTGATCCACGGCGATCCTGTACCCGGAAATATCGTGGCCTCCGCCGGCTGTCTGACGCTGATCGACTGGCAATGCCCGCAGATCGGAGACCCGGCTGAGGATCTTGCGCTGTTCCTGTCTCCCGCAATGCAGCAGGTCTATCGTGGTGCGCCCCTGACAGGGGCAGAGGAGGCAACCTTCCTTGCGGCCTATCCGGATCCGGAGATCACCGCGCGCTACCTGTCGCTGAAACCTTGGTACCACTGGCGCATGGCCGCCTACTGCCAATGGCGCGGCGAACGGGATGGTGAGCAAAACAGCCTTGCCTATCGCCTGGAACGGGCCGCCCTGGAGGCCTGCCTGGAGCATGTGTGA
- a CDS encoding glycosyltransferase family 2 protein yields the protein MRLRRKRRILRAMRKSRELSAVQDQTDNIRPGDILLVTTLRNEQIRLPYFLDYYRKLGVNHFLIVDNGSVDGAREYLRGMPDVSVWHTMASYKRAGFGIDWMNHLKRRYAHGHWVLVVDPDELFIYPFCDSRPLRALTDWLDSSAIRSFSAMLIDVYPKGKLDAVSYHAGQDPLEIANWFDSGNYSFKRNPTYGNLWIQGGPRARVFFSDQPKKAPALNKIPLVKWDRRYTYVSSTHALLPRGLNQVYETDGGEKASGALLHTKFLHTFVSKAEEEMLRGQHYAGSAEYKAYAEVAEDQPELWCKWSEKYINWRQLEILGLMSKGNWA from the coding sequence ATGCGGCTGCGGCGGAAACGTCGCATCCTGCGTGCCATGCGCAAGTCCCGCGAGCTGTCAGCGGTTCAGGACCAGACGGATAATATCCGGCCGGGCGATATCCTGCTGGTAACCACCCTGCGCAATGAGCAGATCCGGTTGCCCTATTTTCTCGACTACTACCGTAAACTGGGCGTCAATCACTTCCTTATTGTCGACAACGGATCGGTGGACGGCGCGCGCGAGTATTTGCGCGGCATGCCGGATGTCTCTGTCTGGCACACTATGGCAAGCTACAAGCGCGCTGGATTCGGCATTGACTGGATGAACCATTTGAAACGACGCTATGCTCATGGCCATTGGGTTCTGGTGGTCGATCCGGATGAGCTGTTCATCTACCCTTTCTGCGACAGTCGACCCCTGCGCGCGCTGACGGACTGGCTGGACAGTTCGGCTATCCGCAGCTTCTCCGCGATGCTGATTGATGTTTACCCCAAGGGTAAGCTGGATGCTGTGTCCTACCACGCCGGGCAGGATCCGCTGGAGATCGCCAATTGGTTCGATAGCGGCAATTACTCGTTCAAGCGCAATCCGACCTATGGCAACCTCTGGATACAAGGGGGTCCACGGGCGCGGGTGTTCTTTTCGGATCAACCGAAGAAGGCGCCAGCCTTGAACAAGATCCCGCTGGTAAAATGGGATCGGCGCTATACCTACGTCAGCTCGACCCATGCCCTGCTGCCGCGCGGCCTAAATCAGGTCTATGAGACCGACGGCGGTGAGAAGGCCAGCGGCGCGCTCTTGCACACCAAGTTTCTGCACACGTTTGTCTCCAAAGCTGAGGAAGAGATGCTGCGTGGGCAGCACTACGCCGGGTCTGCCGAATACAAAGCCTATGCTGAGGTCGCCGAAGATCAGCCCGAGCTTTGGTGCAAGTGGAGTGAGAAATATATCAACTGGCGCCAGCTGGAGATTCTGGGCCTGATGTCCAAGGGGAATTGGGCATGA
- a CDS encoding beta-1,6-N-acetylglucosaminyltransferase: MSAVGIVMLVHTALDRAEQVARHWVAGGCPVVLHVDRKVPQATYAAFKAAFSGDPMVRFSRRHRCEWGTWGIVAASQSASELLLATYPSVRHVFLASGSCLPLRPIADLVDYLAARPRTDFIESATTADVPWIVGGLDVERFTLRFPFSWKKRRYLFDRYVSLQRKLGIRRKIPDGLVPHMGSQWWCLTRQTLSAILEDPDRPRYDRYFRKVWIPDESYYQTLARLYSGNIESRSLTLSKFDFQGKPHNFYDDHLQLLRRSDCFVARKIWPHADRLYATFLGDRPDVMKTSEPNPGKIDRIFAKAVERRTRGRPGLYMQSRLPANGLENGITCNPYSMFQGFSELFENFEEWLTQVTGAKVHGHLFAPDSVEFADRQTLINGGLSDSAKLRDYHPKGFLTNLIWNTRGERQCFQFGPQDNQAINWLVARDPNAQVSVISGAWAVPLFRSNRNFADLRREAARLQQIEAKHIEILRSKYVKARVRIWSMAEFVESPMEPIQTILDEFGAQAQRHLNTAPTMVDLAGFGQFLQNLKNQGMHPYLMGDFPAEQGPLNMPKTPRKPYLVQ; encoded by the coding sequence ATGAGCGCTGTCGGAATCGTCATGCTGGTCCACACGGCGCTGGATCGTGCAGAACAGGTGGCCCGGCATTGGGTGGCAGGGGGGTGCCCTGTTGTTTTGCATGTCGACAGGAAGGTCCCACAGGCAACGTATGCGGCGTTCAAGGCTGCGTTCTCCGGTGACCCGATGGTGCGGTTTTCGCGCCGGCATCGCTGCGAATGGGGCACTTGGGGAATTGTCGCGGCGTCGCAGTCTGCTTCGGAGCTACTGTTGGCCACATACCCATCAGTGCGACATGTTTTTCTGGCTTCCGGATCCTGCTTGCCGCTGCGGCCAATAGCAGATCTGGTCGACTATCTCGCCGCGCGACCGCGTACTGACTTTATCGAGAGCGCCACCACCGCTGATGTGCCGTGGATTGTCGGGGGGTTGGATGTCGAGCGTTTTACACTGCGCTTCCCCTTCTCATGGAAAAAACGGCGCTATCTCTTTGACAGATACGTCTCGCTGCAACGCAAATTGGGCATCCGGCGCAAGATCCCCGACGGGTTGGTCCCGCATATGGGCAGCCAGTGGTGGTGCCTGACGCGGCAGACCCTGTCGGCCATTTTGGAGGATCCGGACCGGCCACGGTATGACCGATATTTCCGCAAGGTCTGGATCCCGGATGAAAGTTACTACCAGACGCTTGCGCGGCTCTATTCCGGTAATATCGAAAGCCGGTCCCTGACTCTGTCCAAGTTTGATTTTCAGGGCAAACCGCATAATTTCTACGATGATCATCTTCAGCTTTTGCGCCGCTCGGATTGTTTTGTTGCGCGCAAGATCTGGCCTCATGCGGACCGGCTTTATGCAACGTTTCTGGGGGATCGGCCGGATGTGATGAAGACCAGTGAACCCAATCCGGGCAAAATTGATCGGATTTTTGCTAAGGCGGTTGAGCGCCGGACCCGAGGACGTCCAGGATTGTATATGCAAAGCCGACTTCCCGCCAACGGGCTGGAAAATGGCATTACCTGCAATCCCTATTCGATGTTTCAGGGATTTTCTGAGCTGTTCGAGAATTTTGAGGAGTGGCTTACGCAGGTAACGGGCGCCAAGGTACACGGGCATCTGTTTGCACCTGATAGCGTTGAATTTGCCGATCGCCAGACGCTGATCAACGGCGGTCTCAGCGATAGTGCGAAGCTGCGTGATTACCATCCGAAGGGGTTTCTGACCAATCTGATCTGGAACACACGCGGGGAGAGACAGTGTTTTCAGTTTGGGCCACAGGACAATCAGGCCATCAACTGGCTGGTGGCGCGTGATCCCAATGCGCAGGTCTCGGTGATTTCCGGCGCCTGGGCGGTGCCTCTGTTCCGGTCCAACAGAAATTTCGCTGACCTGCGACGCGAGGCGGCGCGATTGCAGCAGATTGAGGCCAAGCATATTGAGATCCTCCGCTCCAAATACGTGAAGGCGCGGGTGCGGATCTGGTCGATGGCGGAATTTGTCGAGTCGCCGATGGAGCCGATCCAGACCATCCTGGATGAATTTGGGGCGCAGGCGCAGCGTCATCTGAATACCGCGCCGACAATGGTGGATCTGGCGGGTTTTGGCCAGTTTCTGCAAAACCTCAAGAACCAGGGGATGCACCCCTATCTGATGGGCGATTTTCCGGCGGAACAAGGGCCGTTGAACATGCCCAAAACGCCGCGCAAACCTTATCTGGTACAGTAA
- a CDS encoding nodulation protein NodH yields MPQNFDYFVVFAEMRTGSNFLEANLNALDGVTCHGEAFNPHFISYPNRETTLGWTQQRRDGDALGFLNRFHSAEGGLNGFRYFHDHDPRVLDQILDNPRCAKIILTRNPADSYVSHQIAQNTGQWKLTNVKRRKTGLATINAEEFARHVAELQSFQVTLLNRLQKSGQTAFYVAYEDLQDLEVLNGLAKWLGIEARLDRLDDSLKPQNPASLEEKVANPQELDRAMAGLDRFNLSRTPNFEPRRGPAVPEYVAGQQLPLLFLPVSGGPTDIVCGWMAGQEPDGGEALISGMNQKQLRQWKRGHPGFRSLTVLRHPVARLHHVFCTRILDTGPGSLRQIRNLMRNQFKVPLPKDAADGSYTRDQHCAAFAKFIEVIGANLAGQTGFRTDASWATQAQTIAGFATIQSPDLILREADLALTLPDLASWLGGSESVLPAAPEMDHPYSLADIYDAELEAQIASVYQRDYLLFGFGDWGA; encoded by the coding sequence ATGCCTCAGAACTTTGATTACTTCGTTGTGTTTGCCGAAATGCGCACCGGCTCGAATTTTCTTGAAGCCAACCTGAACGCGCTGGATGGAGTCACCTGCCACGGTGAGGCGTTTAACCCGCATTTTATCAGCTACCCAAACCGCGAGACGACGCTGGGGTGGACGCAGCAGCGGCGTGACGGTGATGCACTGGGGTTTCTGAACCGTTTTCACAGTGCAGAGGGGGGGCTGAACGGGTTTCGTTATTTCCATGACCATGATCCGCGCGTGCTGGACCAGATCCTGGACAATCCGCGTTGCGCCAAGATTATCCTGACCCGAAATCCGGCTGACAGCTATGTCTCCCACCAGATCGCTCAGAACACCGGCCAGTGGAAATTGACAAACGTGAAACGTCGCAAAACGGGGTTGGCAACGATCAATGCGGAAGAGTTCGCGCGACATGTGGCAGAGCTGCAGAGCTTTCAGGTTACCCTTTTGAACCGGTTGCAGAAATCTGGGCAGACGGCGTTCTATGTCGCCTATGAGGATCTGCAGGATCTGGAGGTTCTCAATGGTCTGGCCAAATGGCTGGGGATTGAGGCCCGGCTGGACCGGCTTGATGACAGTCTCAAGCCGCAGAACCCCGCCTCGCTTGAGGAGAAAGTCGCCAACCCGCAGGAGTTGGACCGCGCGATGGCAGGGTTGGATCGGTTCAACCTGTCGCGTACCCCGAATTTCGAACCGCGGCGCGGGCCGGCGGTCCCTGAATATGTTGCCGGGCAACAGCTGCCGTTGCTGTTTCTGCCGGTCAGTGGCGGGCCAACTGATATTGTCTGCGGCTGGATGGCCGGGCAGGAACCCGATGGCGGAGAGGCGCTGATCTCGGGGATGAACCAGAAACAGCTGCGCCAGTGGAAGCGGGGCCATCCCGGATTTCGCAGCCTGACCGTGCTGCGCCATCCCGTCGCTCGCCTGCATCATGTTTTCTGCACCCGTATTCTGGACACCGGGCCGGGATCGCTGCGCCAGATTCGCAATCTGATGCGCAATCAGTTCAAGGTGCCTCTGCCGAAAGATGCCGCAGATGGGTCATACACGCGGGACCAGCACTGTGCGGCCTTTGCGAAGTTTATTGAGGTGATTGGCGCCAATCTTGCGGGCCAGACCGGGTTTCGCACCGATGCGTCTTGGGCGACGCAGGCACAAACGATTGCCGGGTTCGCAACGATCCAGTCGCCTGACCTGATCCTGCGGGAGGCAGATTTGGCGCTCACGCTGCCGGATTTGGCCAGTTGGCTTGGAGGGTCAGAGAGTGTTTTGCCTGCTGCGCCGGAGATGGATCATCCCTACAGTCTGGCAGATATTTATGATGCCGAGCTGGAGGCACAGATCGCGTCGGTGTATCAGCGCGATTATTTGTTGTTTGGATTTGGAGACTGGGGTGCATGA
- a CDS encoding PTS sugar transporter subunit IIA: MQISNILKPEAVRVFGAASSKKRLFQEIADVAQLAYGLPAQPTVEALLDRESLGPTGVGHGVALPHARLDGLDKVVGVFLVLDTPLEFGAVDRQPIDIAFALFAPEDAGVEHLKALALVSRTLREQSFCTKLRANPDPATLHTILTEDQSVQAA, from the coding sequence ATGCAGATTTCTAACATCCTGAAGCCAGAGGCCGTTCGTGTCTTTGGTGCTGCATCCAGCAAGAAGCGTCTGTTTCAAGAGATTGCAGATGTTGCTCAACTCGCCTACGGGCTGCCCGCGCAACCAACGGTCGAGGCTTTGCTGGATCGCGAAAGCCTTGGCCCCACCGGGGTCGGACACGGCGTTGCCCTGCCCCACGCACGTCTGGATGGACTGGACAAGGTGGTTGGCGTGTTTCTGGTGCTGGACACTCCGCTGGAGTTTGGCGCTGTAGACCGCCAGCCAATCGACATCGCATTCGCGCTGTTTGCACCTGAAGATGCCGGTGTTGAGCATCTGAAGGCCCTGGCACTGGTGTCGCGCACCCTGCGCGAGCAGAGTTTCTGCACGAAACTGCGGGCAAATCCGGATCCGGCAACACTCCACACCATCCTGACCGAAGATCAGTCCGTTCAGGCAGCCTGA
- the hpf gene encoding ribosome hibernation-promoting factor, HPF/YfiA family — MRYQISGKQIDIGEALQSHVQSELGAAVAKYAERPTDANVVFSRSAHEYVCETTVHLSTGLTAQAKAHATEIYAAFEACCEKMEKQLRRYKRRLKDHHRDRSEPVELSGASSYILASEDAGTESEPESLQPIIVAEMETQIPSLSVGEAVMQMELAGAPVLVFRKEGKDGLNVVYRREDGNIGWIDP, encoded by the coding sequence ATGCGTTACCAAATCAGCGGAAAACAGATCGACATTGGCGAAGCGTTGCAGTCCCATGTGCAATCGGAGCTTGGAGCGGCGGTCGCGAAATATGCTGAACGTCCGACTGACGCCAATGTCGTCTTTTCGCGGTCTGCGCATGAATATGTTTGTGAAACGACCGTGCATCTGTCCACTGGTCTGACCGCACAAGCAAAAGCGCATGCCACTGAAATTTATGCCGCATTTGAGGCCTGCTGTGAAAAAATGGAAAAACAGCTGCGCCGTTACAAGCGCCGTTTGAAGGACCATCACCGCGACCGGAGCGAGCCGGTTGAACTCTCCGGCGCTAGCTCTTATATCCTCGCCTCTGAAGACGCCGGCACCGAGTCTGAACCAGAATCATTGCAGCCAATCATCGTCGCCGAGATGGAAACGCAAATTCCATCCCTCTCGGTTGGTGAGGCCGTGATGCAAATGGAACTGGCAGGCGCCCCGGTTCTGGTGTTTCGCAAGGAAGGCAAAGACGGCCTGAATGTCGTCTATCGTCGGGAAGACGGGAATATCGGGTGGATCGATCCGTAA